A stretch of DNA from Nitrospira sp. KM1:
GATGCTGCCGCTGTTTTCCGCCCGCACGTGAAGTTCCTCGCGCAACGCCGCGAGCGAGACTTCCAGATCTTCGATCACGGGATCGGATTCATCCTGCGTATCAAAGGTGTTCTCGTGAGAATCCTTGATCGTATGTTTCGTGCGGTAATAAATTTCACGAAGCGACGTCGTGAGGTCCGCTCTCTGCAATTCCGACAAGGCATCGGCGACAAGGACGGTCTGCATGAACTTCTTGGCCATGCCGACATTGAAGAACGAGCGCGCCTGCTTCTTGCCCCCCATCTCGATCAGGCCCCGTCGTTCGTTGAACGACACGTTGGACAGGGCACGGATGGGAATTGAAAACGTCGGGTCTTTCGACCGGTCCGCGGCGGTGATCACGACGTCGGCCAGCCCGATGAGCTTCTTTTCGACCGCCGTTGTCTTCTTCTCTTTTGTCGTGGCCATGACAGTTCCTATTTCTTTCCACGGGGTGCAACAGGTTTTGCGTCTTTACCGGCCTTGCGTGACCTGCGCGAACCGCCGGCCGGCTTTTCCGAGAAGAGCGGCATTTGACCCGGCCTGGCCTTCGACGACTTGCTCTTTGCTTTGGCGCCCGCGCCTTTCTCGTTCATCTTTTCATCTGGAACAGCAATACGATCCTTCTCCGTCGGCGGTTCGCCGGACTCGGAGACGGCCTCCGCATCGGCTTCCACCTGAGAAGCCAGTTCGGCTTCGCCCTCGACGCCTTCGGCCGTCACGATGATTGAATGCGGGAGGCCCTCCGGACCTGCGCCCGTCTTTCCGAGGGCTTCGTCGGTCTTCAGTCCGCCGGTTCGCGACGTCGCGATTTTCTGCAACTGCGCCTTCAACTTTTCTTTGGGGAGCTTGCCGCCTTTCAGGCGATTGCAGGCCTCAACGACTTCTTCGATATACAATTCGAAAATATTCCGCCGCCGGAATTCACTCGCCGCCCGCTCACGACGCCGGAGGAACAGCCCGAGGCGCCGGCCGCATTCACGCAGCGCGAGCGTGATCTCTTTCTGGATTTCGTCGTAGTCGGCGATCGCTTCTTTCGATTCGCTGGTGAACGGCACCCACACGGACGCCATGTGCACGAAGATCACCATCGGCCCGCCGGGTAACGCTCCCCGGGACTGGCTGACACCATAGTTCTTCCACGTCGTGTTGAGGACGGCCTTGAACGTCGAGCAGGCCGATTGTTGATAGAGCAAGGGCACGCGATTGGCATAGCGGATCACCCTGGCGAGTTCCGAGTCGCCCTCGTCGTCCTCGCCTTCCGCCTTCGGCATGGCCGGCTGTTGCGGCTTATTCTGATCTTCCGGTCGGTTGCCGTAGGCCAGACCGGCTTCGATCGCAAACGGATTGCCCCGATACACCGCCGGCGGACGGCTCACGGCCGTATAGAATTCGCCTTTGATCTGTTTATACAAACCGGACAAGATCGCCTTCTCGCCGATCGGCGAAATGCAGTTGGTCGGCGGCGCCATGATCTTGGTGGCCTGGACCGTCTGGTACAGTTTCTCCGCAGCCGGCCCCTTCAAATCGCGCGGCTTCACGTTCGGCGAGACCTTGGCTTCCTTGCACATCTCATCGGCCAGTTGAGGCGACACGCGGCAAAAGTCGCCCGACAGGAATCCGGACAGAGAATGGCTCTTGGTGTCCTGGAGCATCTTGAGCATCATGCCGAATTCGATGCCGTACGGATGCGGCTTGATCTCGCGCGGGGACGGCGGCAGTTCGTGATAGGTGCGAGCGTATTCCTTCGTCTCGCCTTCCGGCGTGTGATACACGAGCTTGACGTGCGGATTGGCAATCGACGTTTGTTCGAGCCATTCGTCGACGGACGCCCGGCCCTTCTGGTATTTCCCTTCGACCTCGAGTGTGACCTGGGTTCCCTGCGGCTGCTCCCAGTCGATTTGCTTGTTCTCATGGACGAGCGGCTCGTTCTTCTTGGTGTCGATCTGCACTTCGAAGAAATGGGCGGCCGCGCGCGGTCCCGTGCGCGAAATGATCTTGACGGGTTTGCCGGTCGTGAGCTGTCCGTACATGCCGGCGGCAGAGATGCCGATCCCCTGCTGGCCCCGGCTCATGCGGAGCCGATGGAACTTCGACCCGTACAAGAGCTTCGCAAAAATTCGGGGAATCTGCTGGCGCACGATACCGGGTCCGTTATCCGTGACGGTGATGCGGAATTTCGTGGCCTGGCTGGGCGCGACCGGCTCTCCGTTCGACACGACTTCGAGGCGCACCGTGACGTCCGGCAAGATCCCGGCTTCCTCGCTTGCATCGAGCGCGTTATCGACGGCTTCCTTCACGCAGGTCAGCAATGACTTGCGCGGACTGTCGAAGCCGAGCAGGTGCCGGTTCTTCGTGAAAAATTCCGAGACCGAAATCTCGCGCTGGCGCGCACCCATTTCGACAGCCGTCACCTGCTGCGCCGGCCTGGCGGAGATTTTCGTTGCAGCGGCTGATTCGGGAGGCGATGGGGCGGACGCGGAAACGGATGTTGCCGATGTGGACTTGGACTTATGTGTCTTGGCCATTCATCCTCTCAGGACAGTGAACGTCATGTGTCTTGGTACCATAAACGCTTTGCGGATTCCAGCCTGTTGGAAAAACCGCTGCGTCACGGCGGGTGTCGGACATGTGAAATGGCTTGCCGAACGGTGACCATCGGCTTGAGAAATTTTGTTTCAGACGGTGCAGCGCCACATTCGGAACACATCTTCATGCGGTTGTCGATCAGGAGGGCATAGTGGCGAATGTACTGGAGTTGTTTGCTATGGGAAAACGAATTCGCTGCAGAGGGCCGGCGGCGTTGCGATGTTTTGGGTGGGAGGAGCACGCACCTAACCGAGGACGATTAGGTACGGCGGAGATCTCGGGAGGACTTTAGGCTTCCCAGTACAAGCTGGGCCTGCACACCATCCTCAGCGCTCGATCCCCTTATGAACCATATTCCCTCGGGGCGTTAACTCCTCCCACATGTTTACGATAGGCTCGGTTGCAGAACCAGTCAAGTAAACTAATTTGCAGCGTCGGCATTCGGACACCTTGTGCGAACGAGTCTGCAGGCCTACACTTGTGTCGATCCACTCTCCTTCCTTCCATCCATAAGGAGGTGCGCCATGCAAACCTATGTGAGCCTCGTGAAGTTCACACAGCACGGTCTCCAGTCCATGAAAGAAAAGGGTATGGAGAGGGCCGAGATGGTGAAACATCATGCAAAGACATTGGGTGGAAAGCTGGTCCAGGCCTACTATTGTCTCGGCGAGTACGATGTCGTCGCCGTCTGGGAATTTCCCGACAACAAAACGGCCATGAAGGCCGCCGTCATGAACGCGGCGATGGGACACATCCAGATTACGACCATGCCGGCCGTTCCCAGGGACGAGTGGAAGACCCTGCTCAAAGAAAGTCTCGGAAAGCGTTGACCGGATTTCGGCACGAGCACGGCGGCGCGCAGTCAGGCGTGAGCGATTGGTCGATGAAGCGATATTGACTTCTTCCAGGCCGCACCGTAGGGTGCACGCCTTGATGCAATCGGCACGCTCCGGGGTCACCGACATTTCATGACGCGCACCGCCTCACTTCTGCTCTTGTTATTGTGCTTCGGCCTTCCTCTTTCAGCCTGTCAGGACCGGCGCGCGGATCGCGCATACCAAAAAGGCAATTACACCAAGACCGCTGCAGAGTTGCAGTCGCTTGCCTCAATGGGGGAGGCGCGGGCCCAATACGACCTGGCTCTTCTCTACGACAAGGGGCTGGGCGTGCCCCAGAGCGATGAGCAAGCGCTCCTGTGGTACAAACGAGCGGCCGA
This window harbors:
- a CDS encoding DNA topoisomerase VI subunit B, with product MAKTHKSKSTSATSVSASAPSPPESAAATKISARPAQQVTAVEMGARQREISVSEFFTKNRHLLGFDSPRKSLLTCVKEAVDNALDASEEAGILPDVTVRLEVVSNGEPVAPSQATKFRITVTDNGPGIVRQQIPRIFAKLLYGSKFHRLRMSRGQQGIGISAAGMYGQLTTGKPVKIISRTGPRAAAHFFEVQIDTKKNEPLVHENKQIDWEQPQGTQVTLEVEGKYQKGRASVDEWLEQTSIANPHVKLVYHTPEGETKEYARTYHELPPSPREIKPHPYGIEFGMMLKMLQDTKSHSLSGFLSGDFCRVSPQLADEMCKEAKVSPNVKPRDLKGPAAEKLYQTVQATKIMAPPTNCISPIGEKAILSGLYKQIKGEFYTAVSRPPAVYRGNPFAIEAGLAYGNRPEDQNKPQQPAMPKAEGEDDEGDSELARVIRYANRVPLLYQQSACSTFKAVLNTTWKNYGVSQSRGALPGGPMVIFVHMASVWVPFTSESKEAIADYDEIQKEITLALRECGRRLGLFLRRRERAASEFRRRNIFELYIEEVVEACNRLKGGKLPKEKLKAQLQKIATSRTGGLKTDEALGKTGAGPEGLPHSIIVTAEGVEGEAELASQVEADAEAVSESGEPPTEKDRIAVPDEKMNEKGAGAKAKSKSSKARPGQMPLFSEKPAGGSRRSRKAGKDAKPVAPRGKK
- a CDS encoding GYD domain-containing protein, with the translated sequence MQTYVSLVKFTQHGLQSMKEKGMERAEMVKHHAKTLGGKLVQAYYCLGEYDVVAVWEFPDNKTAMKAAVMNAAMGHIQITTMPAVPRDEWKTLLKESLGKR